The following coding sequences are from one Prochlorococcus sp. MIT 1314 window:
- a CDS encoding diflavin flavoprotein: MAGINTSLLSKNQNFSKFEITENFTCIRFLDQNKERFELEFNLEKGTSFNTFLIRNNTELIIIHPPEKQHLNSFNEIISELFNQFQLNKINVISGHINPQIIETIKKISTQFENLTITCSNPGFKLISELWNQRNPNLENFIEIQLPEINIIKKEMHLELNNISLELIPIPTARWPGGLIIYERNQEILLSEKIFSAHIASEYWSETNRVSTEIDRKHFYDCLMAPMSSQVASITEKITDYDIKIIAPLHGPAIEYSLKSFLNDYIRWGENLSTNNLKIALIYASAYGNTASIGDALAKGINRTSVEVESINCELTSNDVLIKSIKNADGYLIGSPTLGGHAPTPIVSALGTLLSEGNREKPVGIFGSFGWSGEAIDLLETKLKDGGFKFSFDPIRIKFSPNKPKIKELEEIGTHFGRKIIKKAKKKSRKSDTGMITSKTDPKLQALGRVIGSLCVLTASKGKDENNLKGAMLASWVSQASFSPPGLSIAVAKDRSVESLLQIGDSFALNILSEKDFKEPLKRFTKPFAPGEDRFEGLDIELTPNEQIIIPESLAWLDASVKERMECGDHWVIYAEVLHGNILKSDSLTAVHHRKTGANY, from the coding sequence ATGGCAGGAATTAATACAAGTTTACTTTCAAAAAATCAAAACTTTTCAAAATTTGAAATTACTGAAAATTTTACTTGTATCAGATTTCTTGATCAAAATAAAGAAAGATTTGAACTTGAGTTCAACCTCGAAAAAGGAACCTCTTTTAATACTTTTTTAATTAGAAATAATACAGAACTTATTATTATTCACCCACCTGAAAAACAACATTTAAATTCATTTAATGAGATAATATCTGAGTTATTTAATCAATTTCAATTAAATAAAATTAACGTCATTTCTGGACATATCAATCCTCAAATCATAGAAACTATTAAAAAAATTAGTACACAATTTGAAAACTTAACGATTACTTGTTCAAATCCTGGCTTTAAACTGATTTCCGAACTTTGGAATCAAAGAAATCCGAACTTGGAAAACTTTATTGAAATTCAATTACCCGAAATAAACATAATCAAAAAGGAAATGCATTTAGAGTTGAATAATATTTCACTAGAGTTAATTCCTATTCCAACAGCACGTTGGCCTGGAGGTCTAATAATTTATGAACGTAATCAAGAAATACTTCTAAGTGAAAAAATTTTTTCTGCTCATATTGCATCTGAATATTGGTCTGAGACAAATCGAGTTAGTACAGAAATTGATAGGAAACACTTTTATGATTGCCTTATGGCACCAATGTCTAGTCAAGTGGCATCAATAACTGAAAAAATTACAGATTACGATATTAAAATTATTGCACCATTACATGGTCCGGCTATTGAATATAGCTTAAAAAGCTTTTTAAATGACTACATTAGATGGGGTGAAAATCTCTCAACAAATAATCTTAAAATTGCTTTGATTTATGCAAGTGCATATGGAAATACAGCCTCAATAGGTGATGCATTGGCTAAAGGAATAAATAGAACTTCAGTAGAAGTGGAAAGTATTAATTGTGAATTAACATCTAATGATGTACTTATAAAATCTATCAAAAATGCAGATGGATATTTAATCGGATCCCCCACACTAGGAGGTCACGCTCCAACTCCAATAGTTAGTGCACTAGGAACATTATTATCAGAAGGTAATAGAGAAAAACCAGTGGGAATTTTTGGTAGTTTTGGCTGGAGCGGCGAAGCAATAGATTTACTTGAAACGAAATTAAAAGACGGTGGTTTTAAGTTTAGTTTTGACCCTATAAGAATTAAATTCAGTCCAAATAAACCAAAGATTAAAGAGCTTGAAGAAATAGGAACTCACTTTGGAAGAAAAATCATAAAAAAAGCAAAGAAAAAATCCAGAAAATCAGATACTGGAATGATTACAAGTAAAACAGATCCAAAATTGCAGGCTCTTGGAAGAGTAATTGGCTCGCTATGTGTTCTAACCGCCTCTAAAGGCAAAGATGAGAATAATCTCAAAGGAGCTATGCTTGCATCTTGGGTTAGTCAAGCAAGTTTTTCTCCACCTGGATTAAGTATCGCAGTAGCAAAAGATAGATCGGTAGAGTCTCTTCTGCAAATAGGGGATTCATTTGCATTAAATATTCTAAGTGAAAAAGATTTTAAAGAACCTTTGAAAAGATTTACAAAACCTTTTGCACCAGGAGAAGATAGATTTGAAGGTTTAGATATTGAATTGACTCCTAATGAACAAATAATCATTCCTGAATCTTTAGCATGGTTAGACGCTTCTGTAAAAGAGAGAATGGAATGTGGGGATCATTGGGTAATATACGCTGAAGTATTACACGGTAATATACTAAAATCCGATAGTCTGACAGCGGTTCATCACCGTAAAACTGGTGCTAACTATTAA
- the guaA gene encoding glutamine-hydrolyzing GMP synthase: MSQTSLKKERDPSILILDFGSQYSELIARRIRETNVFSLVVSNYISIEEIKNINPKGIILSGGPNSVYEQNSPKCDEKIFNLGIPILGICYGMQLMVKELGGSVISATKRAEYGRAPINLDQESDLLSDVEDKSIMWMSHGDSINCLPDGFNKIAHTENTLHAAISNDVKKLFGVQFHPEVIHSEFGMRVIKNFVYKISCCAADWTTETYIEETIPRIREQVGNKKVLLALSGGVDSSTLAFLLNKAIGNQLTCMFIDQGFMRKGEPEFLMNFFDKKFHIKVEYINARERFIAKLRGITDPEQKRKIIGEEFIRVFEEESNRLGPFQYLAQGTLYPDVIESAGTNIDPKTGERIAVKIKSHHNVGGLPKDLQFKLVEPLRKLFKDEVRKVGAALGLPDEIIKRHPFPGPGLAIRILGEVNNEKLDCLRDADWIVRDEIKKAGLYNDIWQAFAVLLPVKTVGVMGDKRTYAWPIVLRCVSSEDGMTADWSKISFKILERIANRIVNEVDSVNRVVYDITSKPPGTIEWE, encoded by the coding sequence ATGAGTCAAACATCTTTAAAAAAAGAACGAGATCCTTCAATATTAATTTTAGATTTCGGATCTCAATATTCTGAATTGATTGCAAGAAGAATTAGAGAAACTAATGTTTTTTCTCTTGTAGTAAGTAATTACATTTCAATTGAGGAAATTAAAAATATTAACCCTAAAGGGATTATTTTGAGTGGAGGCCCAAATTCTGTTTATGAACAAAATTCACCTAAGTGTGATGAAAAAATTTTTAATTTAGGAATTCCTATTCTTGGCATATGCTATGGAATGCAATTAATGGTCAAAGAACTCGGAGGATCTGTTATTTCAGCAACTAAAAGAGCTGAATATGGTAGAGCACCAATAAATTTAGACCAAGAATCTGACCTCCTTTCTGATGTAGAAGATAAATCTATTATGTGGATGAGTCATGGCGATTCTATTAATTGTTTACCTGATGGATTTAACAAAATTGCACATACCGAGAACACGCTCCATGCAGCAATTTCAAATGATGTAAAGAAATTATTTGGCGTACAATTTCATCCTGAAGTTATTCATTCAGAGTTTGGGATGAGGGTAATTAAAAACTTTGTTTATAAAATTTCTTGTTGTGCGGCTGATTGGACAACCGAAACTTATATAGAGGAAACTATTCCCAGGATAAGAGAGCAAGTTGGCAATAAAAAAGTTTTGCTTGCCTTATCAGGAGGAGTTGATTCCTCAACTCTTGCTTTTCTTCTCAATAAAGCTATAGGAAATCAGCTTACATGCATGTTTATAGACCAAGGTTTCATGAGAAAAGGTGAACCAGAATTTTTAATGAATTTTTTCGATAAGAAATTTCACATAAAAGTTGAATACATTAATGCAAGGGAAAGGTTTATTGCCAAATTAAGAGGCATTACTGATCCAGAACAAAAAAGAAAAATTATAGGTGAAGAATTTATTAGAGTATTTGAGGAAGAAAGCAATCGATTGGGACCTTTTCAGTATTTAGCCCAAGGTACTCTTTATCCTGATGTTATTGAAAGTGCTGGCACTAATATTGATCCTAAAACTGGTGAAAGAATAGCTGTAAAAATAAAGAGTCATCATAACGTGGGCGGATTGCCAAAAGATTTACAATTTAAATTAGTTGAGCCATTAAGAAAACTTTTTAAGGATGAAGTCCGAAAAGTGGGCGCTGCTTTAGGTTTGCCAGATGAAATTATAAAAAGGCATCCATTTCCAGGCCCTGGATTAGCTATAAGAATTTTGGGAGAGGTAAATAATGAAAAACTTGATTGTTTAAGAGATGCAGACTGGATAGTAAGAGATGAAATTAAAAAAGCAGGTCTTTATAATGATATTTGGCAAGCTTTTGCAGTATTGCTACCTGTTAAAACTGTGGGAGTGATGGGAGATAAAAGGACTTATGCATGGCCAATAGTTTTACGTTGCGTATCAAGTGAGGATGGTATGACAGCGGATTGGTCAAAAATTTCTTTTAAGATTCTGGAGAGGATTGCAAATAGAATCGTAAACGAAGTAGATTCAGTTAATAGAGTTGTTTATGATATAACAAGCAAACCTCCTGGAACCATTGAGTGGGAGTAA
- a CDS encoding alanine--glyoxylate aminotransferase family protein: MIPGPTPVPEKVLQALSKHPIGHRSQEFQDLVESTTKNLQWLHQTQNDVLTITGSGTAAMEAGIINTLSKGDKVICGENGKFGERWVKVAKEFGLEVIKIDSEWGTPLDPEEFKKVLEEDKQKEIKAVILTHSETSTGVINDLETISSYIREHKTALSIIDCVTSLGACNVPVDEWHLDIVASGSQKGYMIPPGLSFIAMSKKAWEASEKSNLPKFYLNLKSYKKSLLSNSNPYTPAVNLVFALDEALKMMREEGLDNIFHRHNKHKLAISNAIKALNLKLFADEQYLSPSITAIKTEEMDAEEFRKTIKNRFDILLAGGQDHLKGKIFRIGHLGYVNDRDIITIISAMSKALLDLEKITAKEAGEALVVASQYLDAD, encoded by the coding sequence ATGATTCCTGGACCCACACCAGTTCCAGAAAAAGTTTTACAAGCATTAAGTAAGCATCCAATAGGCCATCGCAGTCAAGAATTCCAAGATCTCGTAGAAAGTACTACTAAAAATTTACAGTGGCTTCATCAAACTCAAAATGATGTTCTAACAATTACTGGTAGTGGGACTGCCGCAATGGAGGCTGGAATAATAAATACCTTAAGTAAAGGAGATAAAGTTATTTGTGGAGAAAATGGAAAATTTGGAGAAAGATGGGTAAAAGTTGCTAAAGAATTTGGTCTAGAAGTAATAAAAATTGATTCCGAATGGGGCACTCCACTTGATCCAGAAGAATTCAAAAAGGTTTTAGAGGAAGATAAACAAAAAGAAATAAAGGCGGTTATCTTAACTCATTCTGAAACCTCAACAGGTGTCATTAATGATCTAGAAACTATAAGTTCATATATTCGCGAACACAAAACAGCTTTATCAATTATTGACTGCGTCACAAGTCTTGGAGCTTGCAATGTACCTGTAGATGAATGGCATTTAGATATCGTAGCTTCTGGATCACAAAAAGGATACATGATACCCCCCGGTCTTAGTTTTATAGCAATGAGCAAAAAAGCATGGGAAGCTTCAGAAAAATCTAATTTACCAAAATTTTATTTAAATTTAAAATCCTATAAAAAAAGTCTTTTAAGCAACAGTAATCCATATACTCCAGCAGTTAATTTGGTTTTTGCTTTAGATGAAGCGTTAAAAATGATGCGAGAAGAAGGCTTAGACAACATTTTTCACAGGCATAATAAACATAAATTAGCTATTAGCAATGCTATAAAGGCTTTAAATCTAAAATTATTTGCAGATGAACAATATTTAAGCCCTTCGATTACTGCAATCAAAACCGAAGAAATGGATGCTGAAGAATTTAGAAAGACAATAAAAAATAGGTTTGATATCCTACTTGCTGGTGGTCAAGATCACTTAAAGGGGAAAATCTTTAGAATCGGCCACTTAGGGTATGTAAATGATAGAGACATCATTACAATAATTTCTGCTATGAGTAAAGCACTTCTTGATCTAGAAAAAATAACTGCTAAAGAAGCTGGCGAAGCATTAGTAGTGGCATCTCAATATCTTGATGCAGATTGA
- a CDS encoding AbrB family transcriptional regulator has product MPNINLIYYLIAGGIFGALALKTGIPAAPLAGALIGASIISITGKVDVAEWPIGTRTILEIGIGTVIGTSLTKDSLVDLQSLWRPAILITFTLVLTGLAIGLWTSRLLNIDVITTILGAAPGGISGMSLVGSEYGVGAAVATLHAVRLITVLLILPLVVKCLNLFGVIKS; this is encoded by the coding sequence ATGCCTAACATAAATCTAATCTATTACCTAATTGCAGGTGGAATCTTTGGAGCATTAGCTCTAAAAACAGGTATACCTGCGGCTCCTCTTGCAGGCGCTTTAATAGGTGCAAGCATAATTAGCATCACTGGCAAAGTCGATGTAGCAGAGTGGCCAATAGGCACAAGAACAATATTAGAAATTGGAATTGGAACCGTTATTGGTACATCGTTAACTAAAGACTCATTAGTTGATCTTCAAAGCTTATGGAGGCCTGCGATTTTAATAACTTTTACTTTAGTTTTAACAGGATTAGCAATTGGATTGTGGACAAGCAGATTACTTAATATAGATGTGATAACAACCATTCTAGGTGCCGCACCAGGAGGTATTAGCGGTATGAGTCTTGTAGGGTCTGAATATGGGGTAGGAGCTGCAGTCGCGACTCTCCATGCAGTAAGGTTGATTACTGTGTTACTAATTCTTCCATTAGTTGTCAAATGCTTGAACTTATTTGGAGTTATAAAATCTTAA
- a CDS encoding NAD(P)H-dependent oxidoreductase: MTKSKDLIIITASCGKNLELSEKFLEKSNELKISSEILDLTTLDIPLFNPRIHSKENVPVEIEELKKKLFAIEKWVICAPEYNGSIPPILSNFIAWLSISGDDFRNLFNGQPIAIATFSGGIGLELLTSLRIQLVHLGSQVLGRQLLSSYSKPIDTKTIEDIIQRLFQMKKIKT, encoded by the coding sequence ATGACTAAATCAAAAGATCTTATAATCATTACTGCTAGTTGCGGGAAAAATCTAGAACTTTCTGAAAAATTCCTCGAAAAAAGTAATGAACTTAAAATAAGTTCTGAGATATTAGATCTTACGACTCTTGATATTCCATTATTTAATCCAAGAATTCACAGCAAAGAAAATGTCCCAGTTGAAATAGAAGAATTAAAAAAAAAGCTTTTCGCAATAGAAAAGTGGGTAATTTGTGCTCCAGAATATAATGGATCTATACCTCCTATTCTCTCAAACTTCATAGCTTGGTTATCTATTTCAGGAGATGACTTTAGGAATTTATTTAATGGTCAACCAATAGCAATTGCAACATTCTCTGGTGGGATAGGGTTAGAGTTACTCACTTCATTACGCATTCAATTAGTGCATTTAGGAAGTCAGGTATTAGGGAGACAACTTTTGTCCTCATATAGTAAACCGATAGATACCAAAACCATTGAAGATATTATTCAAAGACTTTTTCAAATGAAAAAAATAAAAACATAA
- the cbiD gene encoding cobalt-precorrin-5B (C(1))-methyltransferase CbiD, translating into MKKGFSLPLWVAGAARSALKKLVGLPFEKYELIKIPNERKEIKIEIHSVGLLKDNSHALGISYAKSGLDLDITQNLEIWTIASLEKISFNNPLQTIPINIIAGSGVGIKKDTSEICISDFAKEVLYENLLDRIPEGFNLNLEIIFPNGVFLAERTSNKSFGIVDGLSIIGTSAETYSSASPDQLEEAKIKLAKLIQNDFKGKVVFVIGENGLNLAKTYNVNLPIIKIGNWIGPLLVDAAIKKVKTVILFGYHGKLIKLAGGIFHTHNHLADARIEILVFLAVQEKVPSEIIVELSKLNNIEDALLILERFNKYLADKLFNNLSNTIEKRSFAYVNRYVKTDMEIASIIFDRKRKIRWAGIYGNNYISHFQCD; encoded by the coding sequence TTGAAAAAAGGATTTTCTTTACCTTTGTGGGTTGCTGGAGCTGCTAGGTCAGCATTAAAAAAACTAGTAGGATTACCATTTGAGAAATATGAACTAATAAAAATTCCTAATGAAAGAAAAGAAATAAAAATAGAGATTCATTCTGTCGGTTTACTTAAAGACAACTCGCATGCATTAGGAATTTCTTATGCAAAGTCTGGCTTAGATCTTGATATTACACAAAACTTAGAAATATGGACAATAGCTTCTTTAGAAAAAATTTCTTTTAATAATCCTCTTCAAACAATTCCAATAAATATTATTGCAGGTTCTGGTGTAGGTATAAAAAAGGATACATCAGAGATATGCATTTCTGATTTTGCAAAAGAAGTTTTATATGAAAATTTATTAGATAGAATTCCTGAAGGCTTTAATTTGAATTTAGAAATTATTTTCCCAAATGGGGTGTTTTTAGCTGAAAGAACTAGTAATAAGTCATTTGGTATTGTTGATGGATTATCTATTATTGGTACTTCTGCTGAGACTTATTCGAGTGCTTCGCCTGATCAATTAGAAGAGGCTAAAATTAAGTTGGCAAAGTTAATTCAAAATGATTTTAAAGGGAAAGTTGTTTTTGTTATTGGTGAAAATGGGTTAAATTTGGCAAAAACTTATAATGTTAATTTGCCAATTATCAAAATTGGAAATTGGATAGGACCATTATTAGTTGATGCTGCAATAAAAAAAGTTAAAACTGTAATTCTTTTTGGTTATCATGGAAAACTAATTAAATTAGCAGGCGGTATTTTTCATACACATAATCATTTGGCTGATGCAAGAATCGAGATTCTTGTTTTCTTAGCTGTTCAAGAAAAGGTACCATCCGAAATAATAGTTGAATTATCTAAATTAAATAATATTGAGGATGCACTACTAATTCTTGAAAGATTTAATAAATATTTAGCTGATAAATTATTCAATAATTTATCAAATACCATTGAAAAGCGTTCTTTTGCTTATGTAAATAGGTATGTAAAAACTGATATGGAAATCGCATCAATCATTTTTGATAGAAAAAGGAAAATAAGGTGGGCTGGAATTTACGGTAATAATTATATTTCTCATTTTCAATGCGATTAA
- the mrdA gene encoding penicillin-binding protein 2 yields the protein MIKTGPNKKLFSLKRQPLVLLIFSSISFLLILFRLIFLQLLNYESYKKMSDENRIRLIASQPIRGRILDKNGYVLADSRVQYSLIIKPQSVNKSNWETHKLIISELLNLDSNLIQRKYLTGLRNQKLSVTILDDLNGDQLIKFKENEDNLFSFEVATKLIRNYPYQSVAAHVIGYTQPITESEYKFLSKKGYKLNDLIGRTGIEYVYEDLIRGEWGGEMVEVNSLGKFQRSLGVKPSIQGNDIELTIDMNLQLVAEEVLKDKKAGAIIVMDPRDGAIRAMASRPTFDLNFFSKDFKPEKEYNKIFNSPEKPLFNRALNAYDPGSVWKIVTALAGLESGKFPSDTMLDTKPCITYGSQCFREHNDLGFGVIGYEDALRVSSNTFFYQVGYGVGVDEIHEVSKKLGFNSLSGIEISEQENIGLVASSQWAKEGRGWGEPGRTPWLPEDIASMSIGQMVVQVTPIQIARAYAVIANGGYLVTPHLTKKYRESFSDKSRIRLDIDPKHIQLLKSGLRKVVESGTGVQINIGVTNLPPVSGKTGTAEDWKTGLDHAWFVCFTPSEKSELLVVAFAQNTPGGGSVHALPMAKEILKVWNKNN from the coding sequence TTGATAAAAACAGGTCCTAATAAAAAACTTTTTTCCTTAAAGAGACAACCTCTAGTCTTACTTATTTTTTCTTCTATTTCATTTTTATTGATTTTATTTAGGTTAATTTTTTTACAACTTTTAAATTATGAATCTTATAAAAAAATGTCAGACGAGAATAGGATCAGACTTATTGCTTCGCAGCCAATACGCGGAAGAATACTGGATAAAAATGGTTATGTTTTAGCAGATAGTAGGGTTCAATACTCGTTAATAATAAAGCCTCAATCTGTTAATAAAAGCAATTGGGAAACACATAAATTAATTATTTCCGAGTTGTTAAATCTTGATAGTAATTTAATTCAAAGAAAATATTTGACTGGTCTCAGGAATCAAAAACTTTCAGTAACTATTCTTGATGATTTAAATGGAGATCAATTAATAAAATTTAAGGAAAATGAAGATAATTTATTTAGTTTTGAAGTAGCGACGAAATTAATTAGAAATTATCCTTATCAATCTGTTGCTGCGCATGTAATTGGTTATACTCAGCCAATCACTGAATCAGAATATAAATTTTTATCTAAAAAGGGGTATAAATTAAATGATTTAATAGGGAGAACTGGAATTGAATATGTTTACGAAGATTTGATAAGAGGTGAATGGGGTGGCGAAATGGTTGAAGTCAATTCTTTAGGTAAGTTTCAAAGATCATTAGGTGTAAAACCATCAATACAGGGTAATGATATTGAATTGACAATTGACATGAATTTACAATTAGTTGCTGAGGAAGTTCTCAAAGACAAAAAAGCTGGAGCAATAATAGTTATGGATCCAAGAGATGGTGCAATAAGAGCGATGGCTAGTAGACCTACTTTTGATTTGAATTTTTTTTCGAAGGATTTTAAGCCGGAAAAAGAATACAATAAGATATTTAATTCTCCTGAAAAACCTCTTTTTAATAGAGCATTAAATGCTTATGATCCAGGAAGTGTTTGGAAAATTGTAACCGCTTTAGCTGGCTTAGAAAGTGGGAAATTTCCCAGTGATACTATGTTAGATACGAAACCATGTATCACTTATGGGAGTCAATGTTTTAGGGAGCATAATGATTTAGGCTTTGGGGTGATAGGTTATGAAGATGCTTTAAGAGTTTCAAGTAATACATTTTTTTACCAAGTCGGATATGGTGTTGGAGTTGATGAAATTCATGAAGTCTCTAAAAAGCTTGGTTTTAATTCTCTATCTGGAATTGAAATTTCTGAACAAGAAAATATAGGCTTGGTTGCCAGTAGTCAGTGGGCAAAGGAAGGTAGAGGCTGGGGAGAGCCGGGAAGAACTCCTTGGTTGCCGGAAGATATTGCTAGTATGTCTATTGGACAAATGGTTGTTCAAGTAACCCCAATACAAATAGCAAGAGCGTATGCTGTTATTGCTAATGGAGGTTATTTAGTAACTCCTCATTTAACTAAAAAATATAGAGAATCTTTTTCTGATAAATCTAGAATCAGGCTTGATATTGATCCTAAGCACATCCAGTTATTAAAAAGTGGTTTACGAAAAGTTGTTGAATCTGGAACAGGTGTACAGATTAATATTGGAGTCACTAATTTGCCCCCAGTCTCTGGTAAAACTGGAACCGCTGAAGATTGGAAGACTGGTTTAGACCATGCTTGGTTTGTATGCTTTACTCCATCAGAGAAAAGTGAATTACTAGTGGTTGCTTTTGCCCAAAATACACCAGGTGGTGGGTCAGTTCATGCACTCCCTATGGCGAAAGAAATTTTAAAAGTTTGGAATAAAAATAATTGA
- a CDS encoding PD-(D/E)XK nuclease family protein codes for MNEIIKLSRSTVEKYLSCPRCCVLDKKYKIKPPSLPFTLNIAVDNLCKNEFDYYRKIQKPHPLFIEYSVDAVPFQHKDLERWRSNFQGIRYKSIEHNYDFGGAVDDIWQKKNGDLIIVDVKATSRNNFDWSETFNKYEYAKAYKRQLEMYQWLFKKNGFQVAKEAYLLYFNGKKNEELFNNQLNFDVHLIKLDCSTSWVENKIIDTVNLLRSDVFPKPSLDCEYCNYLKKRWQLSIT; via the coding sequence ATGAACGAGATTATTAAATTAAGTAGATCTACTGTTGAGAAATATCTTAGTTGTCCAAGATGTTGTGTACTTGACAAAAAATATAAGATAAAACCACCATCATTACCATTCACTCTAAATATCGCTGTAGATAATTTGTGTAAAAATGAATTTGATTATTACAGAAAAATTCAGAAGCCACATCCTTTATTTATTGAATATAGTGTTGATGCTGTCCCTTTTCAACACAAAGATTTAGAACGCTGGAGAAGTAATTTTCAAGGAATAAGATATAAGTCAATTGAACATAACTATGATTTTGGTGGAGCTGTGGATGATATTTGGCAGAAAAAAAATGGTGATCTTATTATCGTTGATGTAAAAGCCACATCTAGAAATAATTTTGATTGGTCTGAGACTTTTAATAAATACGAATATGCAAAAGCTTATAAGAGACAATTAGAAATGTATCAGTGGCTATTTAAAAAAAACGGTTTTCAAGTAGCTAAAGAAGCTTATCTTTTATATTTCAATGGAAAGAAAAATGAAGAGTTATTTAATAACCAATTAAATTTTGACGTACATCTAATTAAGTTAGATTGCTCTACTTCATGGGTAGAAAACAAGATAATTGATACGGTTAATTTATTACGTTCGGATGTTTTTCCAAAACCTTCCTTAGATTGCGAATACTGTAATTATTTAAAGAAGCGTTGGCAGTTATCAATAACTTAA